In the Deltaproteobacteria bacterium genome, CTCGCTCTCGCGGATTTCCAAGTCATAACGCTTGGCATGGTTCAAAAATTTCTCGCACAGCTCGAAACCGCCGATTTCCTCGATACCCGGATAGTTTTCCACATCCTTGGTCAGGGCAATCTGTCCGCCCGGCATGCCTTTTTCCACCAGCACCGTGTTCAGGGCCGCGCGCATGGCATAAATTCCGGCCGACAAGCCAGCCGGGCCGCCGCCGACAATGATCAAATCATACATGGGATTTTCCAAGACCACCTCCTCTGCGTAAGGTTCATTCCTTTGAGTTTTCGTCCTTGCCAAAGGCGGCAAGGGCCTTGGCCAGCGTGTCCAGGCGGGCGTCGACCAAGGCGTACAGGGAACCCTTGGGGTACGTGCCGTCCTTTTTCCGCGCGCCGGCCTTTTTGCCAGTCAAAATTTCGATTCCTTCCTCGATGGTGCTCACGGCCCAGACATGAAACCGACCATGTGCCACCGCCTCGACCACTTCGGGCTTGAGCATCAAGTCCGCCACGTTGGCCTTGGGAATGAGCACGCCCTGCTCGCCGGTCAACCCCTTGGCCCGGCAACAGGCGTAAAAACCCTCGATCTTGTGGTTCACACCGCCAATGGCCTGGACTTCTCCATTCTGGTTGACCGACCCGGTCACGGCGATGCCCTGCTTGATGGGCACCCCGGACAGGCTGGACAACAAGGCATGCATTTCCGTGGACGAGGCACTGTCCCCGTCCACGCCGGCGTAGCTTTGCTCGAAGGCGATGGACGCGCTCACGGCCAACGGTTTGTTCTGGGCGAACATGGCCCGCAGATAGCCACTCAGGATAAGCACGCCCTTGTTGTGGGTGCTCCCGGACAGATCCGCCTCGCGCTCGATGTTGATGATGCCGGCCTTGCCCATGGACGTCGCGGCCGTGATCCGACTGGGCTTGCCGAACATGACATCACCCAGACTGTACACGGCCAAACCGTTGATCTGCCCAACCCTGGCTCCGTCCGTGTCGATCATGATGGAGCCACGATCAATCATCTCTTGAATTTTTTCCTCGATCAGGCTGGAACGATGGATCCGGGCATCCACGGCGGCGGTCACGTCCTCGGCGCGCACGATGTCCCGACCATTTTCGGCCGCCAGATAATCCGCCTCCATGAGCAGATCGGTCAAACGCGGGAAGGTCGCGGCCAGCTTTTCCCGGCGTCCGCCCATGCGCACCGCCTCCTCGACCACCGCGGCCACGGCCGAGCGGTCGAACGGATGCAACCCGTGCTCCGCGCTCCTGGCGCCAATAAAACGGGCGAGCTGGAAGACGGCCTCGTCGGTACGCGCCATGGTGCTGTCGAAATCCGCCCGGACCTTGAAAACCTTGGGCACGTCCTCGTCGTAATGTTGGAATAATTGATACCAATACGGGTCGGCCAGGACGATGACCTTGATGTCCATTTCAATGGGTTCGGGCTTCATGGCCGAAGTGGTGAACAGATAGAACGGATCGTAGGTCTGGATCTCCATTTTCCGGCTTTTAAGGGCCCGTTTGAGCGACGGCCACACGCCGGGTTCGACAATGGCGTCGAGCAGATTGAGAACCAGATATCCGCCATTGGCCCGCACAAAGGATCCGGCCTTGATCTTGGAAAAATCCGTGCGCCATACCCCCGAACGGTCCACGATGCGCTCGATGCCGCCGAACAGATTGCGATAGGTCGGATATTCCTCGATGATGACCGGAGGCCCCTGCTGCTCGCTGTTGTCCACCAAGACGTTAACGCTGTAGGGCTCGAACGGATCCCCCAGGGGGATCATGGGCACCTGGGGGCGATCCTGGGTCAAAAAAATAGGCAGATTGTCGACCATGTCGTCGATCATGTGCTGGAAATACTTGTCCAACTCGGCGCAGGAAAATTCCGTCTTGAGCGGCGCGATAAGACCCTCGGCCAGGTTGGAAAACATGAGTTTGTCGGCCTGACGGTTCTTTTCCTGAATTTCCTTCTGCAGCGCCCGGATCTGCAAAAAAATGGAATCAATCTCGGTCTTGATTTCCAGATGCTCGGTCTTGATCCGTTCGAACTCATCCTTGGGGAAACGCCCCTTCTCGACCATCTGTTCCAGTTTCAAGACCGGCGTGGGCTCGCCATCCACGATGGGCATGACTTCCGGCGGCTGTCCCTGGCGGCCCTGGAACGTGACCAGGGCGAAACCCGCCTCCTTGACCCGCTTTTCCAGATTCAGAAAAAAAGTCGCGGTCTTTTTCTCGTAGGCTTCGTTGATCTCGTTCTTGCGGTTCAGATATTCCGGGCTCTCGAAAAGCTTGGGGACTTCCTTCTTCAAGTCCTCGACCAGGTCCTGCATGGCTTTCTTGAGACGAACACCAAGGCCCGGACCGAGACGGATCAGAATCGGAGCCTCGGTATTCTTGAAATTATTGAGGTAGCACAGGTCGCCGGGCGTGCCATTGGCCCCCGCCGCCTTGGACAGCACCTTCCTGACCGCGTCCATGCGCCCGGTGCCCGGGGCACCGGTGACCAGAATGTTGTACCCCGGTTTTTTGATCCCGATTCCAAAGCGCAACGCCCGCGTCCCGCGCTCCTGCCCCAGAATTTCATCCAAGGGTTCGAGATCGGCCGTGGTTTCAAAAGACAGGGAGTCGAGATCGAGCGTCCAGCGCAGATCGGCCGGTGCCAATTCATGAATATCAGTCATTTCCACCTCGTTCGTTGTGCCCTGGCGCCTCGTCGGAACAGGATCGCCCCGGGGCCGGACAATTGGGAAGATGGATGCGCAGCACGCCATCGTCGAAACGAGCCACCACCTTGTCGCCCCGAACCGGGCAGGGCAGCTGCACCGTGGTGGCGAAGGATCGGCGGATGACGGTCCGCCGCCGCGCGTCGGCGTCGATCCTGTCCCCGCGAATAAACAACCACCGGCCCTGGATCGCGAAGTGAAGGGTTTCCGGCTTCAACTCCGGAGCGCGAAGCGTGACCACGATCGCGTCCGCCGTGACCTCCACGTGAAGTTCGGGCTCCTGACTGGGCATGCGCAAATCAAAGGGCTTGCAAAAATCCCGGACCAAGCAATCGAACAATTCCTGCATGTCCCGCCGGAGCTTGTTCAGCTCGTCCATGTGCCAGAGATGCAAATCGGACATATTCCCTCCGCCGCCGCGACCCGGCCTGGAAAAAAACGTCTCGCCCGCTCGGAAACGACGTGCTGTCAGGATTGTGCTCCATTTCCGGCGTCGCGGCCAGCACAAAAAAAACCGTCGTGACCAATTCTGGAAAAAAGACCCCGAGGCGAAATATTACCGGGGTCGCCGATGGTCAGAATATCCTCCCGCGTCTGGTCACGGTCAAGCCCGCGTTCCAGCATCGCGCGCAGATCGGCCAGCCCGCATTGGCGCTGGGCATGGTCAAAATCCACGACCACGAGCCGCACGCGGGGATGGACCAAGCGCGGCTCCGGCAGCATCGCGAAGCGCCGGGACCAAGGTCCCCGCAGGGCGCGCATGCGGCTGATCATGCCCGACGCCAAGGTCCAAGGCCGGGGGCACGTGCGCAGTTCCGCCTCCAGGTTCCGGATTCGCGCGCGGATCCCGCCCGGTCCGGCCAACCGCAAATCCTGATCCGCATAGCGTCGCAGCAGGAAAAAAACACAGGTTCCGTCAGGAGTCAGGGCGACCAAATCCACCCGGCCAAGGGGCAGGGGCACGTCCACCCCGATCACGCAGGCGTGGCGCCTGTACAGGCGATCCAGCACCGCGCCGCGCCGGTTTGGATACCCGCAGACCCGCTTCCGAACCACCGTGTATCGCGCCGCCAACTCCGTCAGGCTGTCGATGCGGGCCGCAGGTGGCCGCCCGCCATGCGCGCTCAGCATGGCCCTGGACCCTGGATGCGCGGGGATCAGATACTCATGAGCGATTCGCACGGCCAATTCATCGCCACCGCGATTGATTTCCAAAAAAGGGGTGCCTCGCAAACGCACGACAACGCCATCTTCATCGCAACGCGTCACGATTTCCGGATCGGCCAGTATCCGACTCCACCAACTTCCGGGATCGTCGGCCAAGGCATTGCAAAGCCGGACCCCGTCCGCCCACGGGCAGGACGCATCGGAAAAATCCACCCCGTCCGAGGACGCTTCCGTGGCGCCCTCAACGCACTGCATCATAAGACCAAACCTCCCGGCCGATACTTCAGGCGTCAGCCTAGACGGAGCACTCGATCCCGGACGCGGCAAACCGGGCCTCGACCAAGGCGCCAACATCCAGATCTTGAGCCCGAAATTTGGAAAACGGCACCTGGACCCGCAAGGGGCGCCCCAAATCCACGCTGACCAAAACCTGCTCCCCTTCCAGCTCGATCCGAAAAATCGGCCCGCGATTCAAACCAGGGCCGTCCACGGGCTTCAAGGTGATTTGTTCCGGATCCACGACCACCCGGCCCCGGCCCCGCAGCGTCGTGTCCACCGGCATGCAAAACCCTGTCGCGATCCGACACCAGGCCTGCCCGTCCTCCTCGAAAAATTGGCCGGCAAAAGCGTTGACCAGGGCCCGCGAAACCACGCGGCCAGCCTCCATATAGATCACGTTCGGGCACAAGGCCCACGCCTGGGAGCGGTTGTGCGTGCACAAAACAATGGTCATGCCCCGACTGTCCCGCATGTCCGCCACGACCTGTTCGATGACGGCCCGGTTTTGGGTGTCCACGCTGGCCGTGGGTTCATCCAGCAGCAAAACGCGCGGCCCGCAGGCCAGGGCGCGGGCAATGGCCACGCGCTGGGTCTCGCCGCCGGAAAGCCGGGGAGCATGGGCATCGGCCAGATGGGTCAGACCCACCAAATCCAGGGCGTCCTCGACCCGACGGGACAACTCCAGGCCGGTCAGGCCGCGCAATTTCAGGCCAAAACCGACGTTGTCGCGCACACTGCGGCTGAACATGATCGGATGTTGTTCCACCAAACCCACTTGGCGTCGCAGCGGGCGCAGCTCGGATTCCGACCAGACCACGACCTTGCCGGCAAAACGCACCTCGCCGGCGTGGGGCGGCGTCAAAAAAGCCAGGACTCCCAGCAGGGTCGACTTTCCGGCGCCGTTGGGTCCCTGCAGGGAATACGCCTGCCCCATTTCGAGACCCAGATGGTCCACGTCCAAAATGCGGCGGCCATCATGGGTCATGGACACGCCGGACAATTCGTACAGGCTCATCGCACGGTCCTCCCCTGCACATAACCCAAGGCAGTATTCACGACCAGGCTCAGAGCCAGCAGCACGATGCCCAAGGCCAGGGACAGCACGAATTCACCCTTGTCATACTCCAGGGCCATGGCCGTGGTCATGGTCCGCGTGAACCCCTTGGCGTTGCCGCCGAGCATCATGGAAATGCCGATTTCGGAAATGACCCGGCCAAAAGCGGCCACCACCGCGGCCATGATGCTGAACCGGGCCTCGCGCAACACGACCAGGGCCACTTGCCAGGGGGTGGCGCCCAGGGTCAGGGCGGTGCGCCGAAAACGGTCGTCGACACGTCCGACAGCGGCGATGGTGAAGGCGACAATGATCGGGGTGATCAAGATGATCTGACCGATGATCATGGCTTTTTGCGTGTACAGCCACCCCAGGGGGCCAAAAACGCCACGCCTGGAAAGAAGCGAGTACACCAAAAGCCCGATAACCACCGTGGGCAGGGCCAGCATGGTGTTGAAAAAAGTAATCAGCGCCTGTTTGCCCCGAAAACGGCCAATGCCGATCCCAAAGCCAATGGGAATACCCAGGACGCACGCGGCCAGCGTGGACCAGATGCTGATATTGAGAGAAACGCCGACAATAAAAAAAAGTTCCGCGTCCATGCTGGTGAGCAACGTCAACGCGGACCACAGACTATCCAGAAACATACCGAAAACCTCGGGAAAAAACCGTGACGTGAACACAAACGCGACGGCCCGGGCTGTTCGGAGCCGCCGCGTTTGCCATGGCGTTACTTGGCGTCGGGGAAAAAGAGCTGTTGACCAAGCAGTTTGTAGTTGGCGATGACGGCCTGCCCGCGTTCCGAGACCAGCCATTTGGCGAAGGCATCGGCCAAATCAAAACGGACATGCGAAAACTTGGCGGGATTGACCGGGATCACGCCGTAGGGATTGAACAATCTCTTGTCTCCCTCGCAAATGGGCTCCAGATCCAAACCTTCCTGCCGGCCATACTTGTATTGCACATAGGTTCCACGATCCGTGATGGTGTAGCCCTGCTTTTCCTCGGCAAAAACCAGGGTCTTGCCCATGCCCTGGCCAATGGACATGAACCCCTTCATCGCGGCTGGATGAACGGCCTTGAAGGTCACCTCCTTGTTCTTGGCCTTGAACACGGCGTCCTCTTCCTTGAGTTCGAGGCCGCTGTCCTTCCACAATTCCTGCTCCTTGGCATGGGTGCCGCTATCGTCTCCACGGGAGACGAACACGGCCTCGGACCGGGCGATCTTCTTCATGGCGACGGCGGCGTCCTTGCCCTTGGCGCCAGCGGGGTCGCTCGCCGGGCCGATCAACAAAAAGTCGTTGAACATGACATAATACCGTTTTGTACCGTACCCATCGGCCACGAATTTTTCCTCGCGGGCAGGATCATGCACGAAAATAACATCCACATTGCCGTCCATGCCGTCACGGATGGCCGCGCCGGTTCCCTTGGCCATGACCTTGACCTCGATCCCCGTGTCCTTCTTGAACTCAGGCAGCAAGACGTCCAGCAGGCCCGACGACTGCGTGCTGGTCGTGGTCGACATTTTCAAAACCTTGTCCTGGGCGGCCACCAGCGTGGGCAGCAAAAGACTCAACACCGCAACCAGCATTCCGATTTTTTTCATGATTCCTCCTCTGATTAAAAACAGGAACACAATACACACGGGCTATGCCTGTGATGATATACGAGGAAGACCAGCCCAGGTCAACGTGACGCTCAGCGCAAAACAGTCCGAACCGACGGCTGGGCGTCGGCCCTGCCAGATCCGCGCTGATGGACAAGAGGAAGGATGAAATCCGAGGAGGCCAAGGCCACGCCGTCGCTGACCCGCACGACCCGGGCATTGACGAAAATTTGGCGCTCGATGGTGGTGCAGGTACCCACGAGAATGGAATAGGCGTCCACGTCGAGATCAATCCTTGCCGGGTCACGGGACAAGGCCAGCACCCCATCCGAGGGGCCCAGGGCCAACTGATCCGCGCGCAGCTGGACCTCGGCCACGGAGTAGCCATGCTGGCTGAGACGGGACGCGATTTGTTCGGAAATAAGCCGCCCCAGATCGCTTGCGGAATCCAGATCGGAAGACTCCACGAACGAAGCCGCCAACATGGGATACCCGACAGCCTCCCCGCCCTTGAGTTGGGCATGGAGATGGTCCGCGGCCCGGTACGCGACCTTGAGCACGTCGGCCTGTCGCTTTTCCCCGGAGCCGGACCACCGCCCCGGCCCAAGATTCGCGCAGCCCCCCTGCAGCACCACCAACACCAGTATCACAACCAATCCCGACTTTTTCATCCGTGCATCCTCCCGTCGCGGTATCCTGACAAAACAGCTCGCTCCCCAGTCAAAAGCAGGTTACGTGCCAAAAAAATCAAGTTAAGAATTCGCGAAAACCGACGATAGAGGAAAAGAACACCAACCCAAAGGACTGAACAATGCGTGGCTTTTTCACTCTTGTCCTGATTCTCCCGTTTCTCGGAGCCTGTGGGGCCGTGAAGGTGAATTCCTCCCAGGAGTCCACCCTGGTCACGGCCCAGGCTCCGATCCCCACCGGCTATCATCTCGGCACCCAACAAAAAATGCAGGCCATGCAGCATTGGGACCAGCTGGCCGACAAGGTCGCGACCCAGGGCAGCCAGGCTTTCGAGCATTTTTTTCCTGGCGGGGGAATGGAGGTCTATGTCGCGCCGGCGGGAACCACGCCCTTCGCCAAGGTGTACCGGGAGGCATTGATCACCCATCTCGTCGCCCAGGGCGTGCCTGTCGGCTTTTCTCCCGAAAACAGCGTGATCGTGGAGGTCAAGACGGAACTGATCAACCATTCCCGCGCCCTTTCCCGCACGACCGACGGCTTCCGGCGCTCGGTGGAGCCAGGCTTTGTCCAGCGCCGGGA is a window encoding:
- a CDS encoding ABC transporter permease subunit encodes the protein MFLDSLWSALTLLTSMDAELFFIVGVSLNISIWSTLAACVLGIPIGFGIGIGRFRGKQALITFFNTMLALPTVVIGLLVYSLLSRRGVFGPLGWLYTQKAMIIGQIILITPIIVAFTIAAVGRVDDRFRRTALTLGATPWQVALVVLREARFSIMAAVVAAFGRVISEIGISMMLGGNAKGFTRTMTTAMALEYDKGEFVLSLALGIVLLALSLVVNTALGYVQGRTVR
- a CDS encoding ATP-binding protein is translated as MTDIHELAPADLRWTLDLDSLSFETTADLEPLDEILGQERGTRALRFGIGIKKPGYNILVTGAPGTGRMDAVRKVLSKAAGANGTPGDLCYLNNFKNTEAPILIRLGPGLGVRLKKAMQDLVEDLKKEVPKLFESPEYLNRKNEINEAYEKKTATFFLNLEKRVKEAGFALVTFQGRQGQPPEVMPIVDGEPTPVLKLEQMVEKGRFPKDEFERIKTEHLEIKTEIDSIFLQIRALQKEIQEKNRQADKLMFSNLAEGLIAPLKTEFSCAELDKYFQHMIDDMVDNLPIFLTQDRPQVPMIPLGDPFEPYSVNVLVDNSEQQGPPVIIEEYPTYRNLFGGIERIVDRSGVWRTDFSKIKAGSFVRANGGYLVLNLLDAIVEPGVWPSLKRALKSRKMEIQTYDPFYLFTTSAMKPEPIEMDIKVIVLADPYWYQLFQHYDEDVPKVFKVRADFDSTMARTDEAVFQLARFIGARSAEHGLHPFDRSAVAAVVEEAVRMGGRREKLAATFPRLTDLLMEADYLAAENGRDIVRAEDVTAAVDARIHRSSLIEEKIQEMIDRGSIMIDTDGARVGQINGLAVYSLGDVMFGKPSRITAATSMGKAGIINIEREADLSGSTHNKGVLILSGYLRAMFAQNKPLAVSASIAFEQSYAGVDGDSASSTEMHALLSSLSGVPIKQGIAVTGSVNQNGEVQAIGGVNHKIEGFYACCRAKGLTGEQGVLIPKANVADLMLKPEVVEAVAHGRFHVWAVSTIEEGIEILTGKKAGARKKDGTYPKGSLYALVDARLDTLAKALAAFGKDENSKE
- a CDS encoding tungsten ABC transporter substrate-binding protein translates to MKKIGMLVAVLSLLLPTLVAAQDKVLKMSTTTSTQSSGLLDVLLPEFKKDTGIEVKVMAKGTGAAIRDGMDGNVDVIFVHDPAREEKFVADGYGTKRYYVMFNDFLLIGPASDPAGAKGKDAAVAMKKIARSEAVFVSRGDDSGTHAKEQELWKDSGLELKEEDAVFKAKNKEVTFKAVHPAAMKGFMSIGQGMGKTLVFAEEKQGYTITDRGTYVQYKYGRQEGLDLEPICEGDKRLFNPYGVIPVNPAKFSHVRFDLADAFAKWLVSERGQAVIANYKLLGQQLFFPDAK
- a CDS encoding Hsp20/alpha crystallin family protein, whose amino-acid sequence is MSDLHLWHMDELNKLRRDMQELFDCLVRDFCKPFDLRMPSQEPELHVEVTADAIVVTLRAPELKPETLHFAIQGRWLFIRGDRIDADARRRTVIRRSFATTVQLPCPVRGDKVVARFDDGVLRIHLPNCPAPGRSCSDEAPGHNERGGND
- a CDS encoding ATP-binding cassette domain-containing protein: MSLYELSGVSMTHDGRRILDVDHLGLEMGQAYSLQGPNGAGKSTLLGVLAFLTPPHAGEVRFAGKVVVWSESELRPLRRQVGLVEQHPIMFSRSVRDNVGFGLKLRGLTGLELSRRVEDALDLVGLTHLADAHAPRLSGGETQRVAIARALACGPRVLLLDEPTASVDTQNRAVIEQVVADMRDSRGMTIVLCTHNRSQAWALCPNVIYMEAGRVVSRALVNAFAGQFFEEDGQAWCRIATGFCMPVDTTLRGRGRVVVDPEQITLKPVDGPGLNRGPIFRIELEGEQVLVSVDLGRPLRVQVPFSKFRAQDLDVGALVEARFAASGIECSV